CGATGTCGGCGTTGGCGGAGTTGATGGCCGGGCCCTGGCCGCCGTAGGCCTCGCCCTCCCAGCCCTCGGGGGGCTGGACCGTGCGGACGATGGGCAGGTCGAAGACGGTCGCGAACTCCCAGTCGCGCTCGTCCTGACCGGGGACGGCCATGATGGCGCCGGTGCCGTAGCCCATCAGGACGTAGTCGGCGACGAAGACGGGGATCTGCTCGCCGGTCAGCGGGTTGAGGGCGTACGCGCCGGTGAAGACGCCGGTCTTGTCCTTGCCCTCGGTCTGGCGCTCCACGTCGGTCTTCGACTGCGCCTGCTTGCGGTAGGCGGCGACGGCGTCGGCCGGGGTGCGGGCGCCGCCGGTCCACGCGTCCTTGGTGCCCTGCGGCCACTCGGCCGGGACGACGGTGTCGACCAGCCCGTGCTCGGGGGCCAGCACCATGTAGGTGGCGCCGAAGAGGGTGTCGGGACGGGTGGTGAAGACGGTGATCTTCTCGTCACGGCCGGCGACCTGGAAGGCGACGCGGGCGCCCTCGCTGCGGCCGATCCAGTTGCGCTGCTGGAGCTTGATGGCCTCGGGCCAGTCCAGCGCGTCCAGGTCGTCGATCAGGCGGTCCGCGTAGGCGGTGATCCGCATGTTCCACTGGCGCAGCTTGGACTTGAAGACGGGGAAGTTGCCGCGCTCGGAGCGGCCGTCGGCGGTGACCTCCTCGTTGGCCAGGACGGTGCCCAGGCCGGGGCACCAGTTGACGGGCGCGTCGGAGGCGTAGGCCAGGCGGTACTCGCCCAGGACGTCGGCGCGCTCGGCCTCGCTCAGCTCGCTCCAGGCACGCCCCCCGTCGACGGCGCGCTCGCCGGACTCGAACTGAGCGACCAGCTCACTGACCGGGCGGGCCTTCTTCGCGTCCTCGTCGTACCAGGAGTTGAAGATCTGCAGGAAGATCCACTGGGTCCACTTGTAGTAGTCCGGGTCGATCGTCGCGAAGGACCGGCGCTTGTCGTGGCCCAGGCCCAGCCGGCGCAGCTGTGCCTTCATGTTGTCGATGTTGGCCTCGGTGGAGACCCGGGGGTGCGTACCGGTCTGCACGGCGTACTGCTCGGCGGGCAGGCCGAAGGCGTCGAAGCCGAGGGTGTGCAGGACGTTGTGGCCCGTCATGCGGTGGTAGCGCGCGTAGACGTCGGTCGCGATGTAACCCAGCGGGTGGCCGACGTGCAGGCCCGCACCCGAGGGGTACGGGAACATGTCCATGATGAACTTCTTGGGCCGGGCGGCGACCTCGGGGTCGCCCGCCAGGTCACCGGTGGGGTTGGGCGCCTCGTAGGTGCCGTCGGCGTCCCAGAAGTCCTGCCAGCGTGCCTCGATGTCAGCGGCCAGCGCGGCCGTGTAGCGGTGCGGGGCAGCCGGCTCGGCGGCGGAAGTGGTCTCGCTCATCGTCCTCAAAGCTCCATCGATCGTCGTCTCTGCATGCGGTCCGGGAAATGAAAAAGCCCCTCGCACAGGAGGGGACGCCGCGCCGATGCCGACCGGACTGTCACCGGTCGGCTTTGATCAGCGCGGCCCGCTAAGCAGAAGGCGTACGGCACGCATGGGGTCAGGTTACCGCAGCGGCCGAAGGGCCCGCACGGACGGCCGCAGCGAGAGGCCCTCCGGGCGGGTGGCCGGGTTTATCCGGCGACCGCCGCAGAACGGACCGAGGCCGACCGGCTGCTGCTGTCCCCACGCGACCGGCTGCTCGCCCAGGGCGTGCACCGCGCGACCGGAGTCTGCGCGACCGACTTCCTCCTCGTACACGTCCCGCTCAAGGTGGCGGGTGGCCGGGTGGGCCCTGCCGCGCTGCTGCCCGTCCCGTCCACGCGGGCGGCCCGCGCGACAGCGACCCGCGTCCGCGGTCCGGCCGAGCGGGCGGTCCGGCCGACGGTCCGGAAAAGCCGAACGGGCCGCCCTATTCGGACGACCCGTTCATTCACTGTGGAGCTAAGGAGAATTGAACTCCTGACCTCCTGCATGCCATGCAGGCGCTCTACCAACTGAGCTATAGCCCCTTGTTTTGTTTTCCCGCCCGGTTCCCCCGGCGACATCGACTACATTACACGGACCTCCCCGCCATCTGCCAAATCGATGGCCCGTCAGCGCTTGAAACGAGCCCGCACAGGGTAGCGTCGTCCGTCTGATGACGATTTGTCCCGGAGGTTCCCGGAGCCGAGCCTCGTGACAGCCCGCCGTGGCACGCTGCTCGCCACCGCGGGCTGCTTGGTCTCCTTCGGCTGCCTCTGGCCGGCCCAGTACCTCGCCCACGTCTCGATGATCGACCTGCTGGTCTACCGGGCGGAGGGCTGGACCGTACGGAACGGGGGCGATCTCTACGCGATGCGCGCCACCCACGCGCGCCTCCTCGCCACCTACCCGCCCTTCGCGGCTCTGCTGTTCACCCCGCTCACCCTGCTCGCCACCGCCCCGCTGCGCGTTCTCGCGACGCTCACCAACCTCGGGCTGCTCATCTCGCTCGTCCACCTCTCGCTGCGGCTGATCGGCCACCGCCCGCCGCGGGCGGCCCTGACCCTCGCGGCCGCCGCCCTGTGCCTCTGGTGCGAACCGGTGTGGACGACGCTGCGCTACGGGCAGGTGAATCTGCTGCTGGCCGTGCTGGTGCTGTGGGATCTGACCCGGCCGGCGGCCCACCGATGGGCGGGCGTGGGCACCGGCCTCGCGGCGGGCATCAAGCTCACCCCGGCGCTCTTCGTGGTCTTCCTGGCCCTCTCGGGCCTGGCGCGGCGGCCCGGGGCGGGCCACTGGCTGCGACAGGCCCTCGTCGCCACCGCCGCCTTCGCCGGCACGGTGGCCGTGGGCGCCCTCGCCCTGCCCTACGACGCGCACCGCTTCTGGACGGGCACCGTGTTCGCCGCCGGGCGGGCCGGGCCCGCCGAGGACACCGCCAACCAGTCGCTGCGGGGCGTCCTCGCCCGGCTGCTGCACACCGGCGACCCCGGCCCGTGGTGGCTCGTCGTCGCCTCGGCCGTGGCCCTGCTCGGCCTCGGGATCGCGGTCGGGGCCCGGCTGTACGGGCCCGCGCGGACCGCGCCGGCCTGGGGCGCGCTCTCCTGCGCCGCGACGGCGCTGATCGTCAGCCCCGTCTCGTGGTCGCACCACTGGGTGTGGTGCGTCCCGATGACGCTGCTGCTCGTCTCGGAGGCGGCCCTCCGGCGCAGCGCCGCGTGGTGGGCGGTGGCCGCGGGCACCGGCGCGCTCTTCTTCTCGTACGCCCTGTGGTGGGTCCCGCACGTCGCGGAGGAACGGCTCGAACTGCACCAGAACGGCGCCCAGATGCTGCTGTCCGCCGGCTATCCGGCGTTCGGCGCGGCCTTCTTGGTGCTGGCGGCCGTCGTGGGGCTCACCGGCCGGGGGCACCCGCGGCCGCAGGACGCGCCGCTGGCGGAGCCTCAGGCCCCGGCGGCGGAGCGTCAGGCCCTGGCGAAGGAGTAGAAGCGCTTCAGCGCGCAGTGCTCGTCGAGCAGCCGGCCGTAGATCGGCTCGCCCTCGAGCTCACGGTAGGTCTCGATCGGGTCGCCTTTTATGATCAGCGCCCGCGCGCACTCCACACACCAGTACTGGTACGCGGAGTTGAGCGGCTCCATGTCGCGGACGATCGGCGTTCCGCTGCCGCACCAGTCGCACTTCCGGCTGTGTGCACCCATCGGTCAGCTCCCCCTGTGGCGGCGGGCCGTGCGGAGCGAGGAATCGCAGCTGTGAACGCGCCCGTGAACGCGTCTGCGCGCGTCGTGCCCGTGGCGGGAAGCCGCGCCGCGAGGAACGTCGACCCCCTTGAGGACGCACAGCGACATGGCGCTTTCCCTCCCCTTCGGCCCCGTCCGCACCCGGCCGTCCGATTCTGCCATGGGAACGTGCCGCAACAGCAAACAATCCCGCCTCCCTCTGAGAGGGAGACGGGATCGTCCGGATTGTGGAGCTAAGGAGAATTGAACTCCTGACCTCCTGCATGCCATGCAGGCGCTCTACCAACTGAGCTATAGCCCCGCTGTTCTCAGGTCTTCCGGCGTTTCCCCCGGCGTTTCCCGCGAACAAGAAGAACTTTAGCCTGCGACCTGCCCAGATGTGAAATCCGGTCCCGGCAGGCCGCCGGCGTCGGTCCTCCGGACCCGCTCAGACGTCGTCGCCGAGCACCGGCTCGGGGAGCGTGCCGGCGTTGTGCTCCAGCAGACGCCAGCCGCGCGCGCCCTCGCCCAGCACCGACCAGCAGCAGTTGGTGAGGCCGCCGAGCGCCTCCCAGGTCCCCGGCTCCAGGCCGAGCAGCCGTCCGATGGTGGTGCGGATCGTGCCGCCGTGGCTGACCACGACGAGCGTGCCGCCGTCCGGCAGCTTCTCGGCCGCGCCGAGCACGACCGGGGCGGCCCGGTCGGCGACCTCGGTCTCCAGCTCGCCGCCGCCGCGCCGCACGGGCTCGCCGCGCTTCCACGCCGCGTACTGCTCGCCGTAGGCCGCGATGATCTCGTCGTGCGTCAGGCCCTGCCAGGCTCCCGCGTACGTCTCGCGCAGCCCGGCGTCGGAGGCGATCTCCAGGCCCGTGACGGCGGCCAGCTCGGCGGCGGTCGCCGTGGCGCGTCGCAGGTCCGAGGCGACGATGGCGTCCGGCCGCAGCGCGGCCAGCAGCCGGGCGGCCCGGCGCGCCTGGGCGACACCGGTGTCCGTCAGCTCGATG
The window above is part of the Streptomyces syringium genome. Proteins encoded here:
- the leuS gene encoding leucine--tRNA ligase, giving the protein MSETTSAAEPAAPHRYTAALAADIEARWQDFWDADGTYEAPNPTGDLAGDPEVAARPKKFIMDMFPYPSGAGLHVGHPLGYIATDVYARYHRMTGHNVLHTLGFDAFGLPAEQYAVQTGTHPRVSTEANIDNMKAQLRRLGLGHDKRRSFATIDPDYYKWTQWIFLQIFNSWYDEDAKKARPVSELVAQFESGERAVDGGRAWSELSEAERADVLGEYRLAYASDAPVNWCPGLGTVLANEEVTADGRSERGNFPVFKSKLRQWNMRITAYADRLIDDLDALDWPEAIKLQQRNWIGRSEGARVAFQVAGRDEKITVFTTRPDTLFGATYMVLAPEHGLVDTVVPAEWPQGTKDAWTGGARTPADAVAAYRKQAQSKTDVERQTEGKDKTGVFTGAYALNPLTGEQIPVFVADYVLMGYGTGAIMAVPGQDERDWEFATVFDLPIVRTVQPPEGWEGEAYGGQGPAINSANADIDLNGMDVDEAKRTVIAHLTERGIGEGTINFRLRDWLFSRQRYWGEPFPIVYDEAGVAHPLPESMLPLELPEVEDYSPRTFEPDDADTSPETPLSRNEDWVNVELDLGDGVKRYRRETNTMPNWAGSCWYELRYLDPRNSEQLVSAEAEQYWMGPREGQPHGGVDLYVGGAEHAVLHLLYARFWSKVLFDLGHIASNEPFHKLYNQGMIQAFVYRDSRGIAVPATEVEERDGKFYYQGEPVSRVLGKMGKSLKNAVTPDEICAEYGADTLRLYEMAMGPLDVSRPWDTRAVVGQYRLLQRLWRNVIDENTGEVTVVDAEPDEATLRALHKAIDGAGQDMANLRFNTAIAKVTELNNFVTKLPEVPRSVAERMVLLVAPLAPHIAEELWRKLGHSGSVVHEAFPVADPAYLVDEAVTCVVQIKGKVKARLEVPPAISDEELEKVALADPAVVAALGGAGIRKVIVRAPKLVNIVPA
- a CDS encoding glycosyltransferase 87 family protein, yielding MTARRGTLLATAGCLVSFGCLWPAQYLAHVSMIDLLVYRAEGWTVRNGGDLYAMRATHARLLATYPPFAALLFTPLTLLATAPLRVLATLTNLGLLISLVHLSLRLIGHRPPRAALTLAAAALCLWCEPVWTTLRYGQVNLLLAVLVLWDLTRPAAHRWAGVGTGLAAGIKLTPALFVVFLALSGLARRPGAGHWLRQALVATAAFAGTVAVGALALPYDAHRFWTGTVFAAGRAGPAEDTANQSLRGVLARLLHTGDPGPWWLVVASAVALLGLGIAVGARLYGPARTAPAWGALSCAATALIVSPVSWSHHWVWCVPMTLLLVSEAALRRSAAWWAVAAGTGALFFSYALWWVPHVAEERLELHQNGAQMLLSAGYPAFGAAFLVLAAVVGLTGRGHPRPQDAPLAEPQAPAAERQALAKE
- a CDS encoding histidine phosphatase family protein, with translation MNGADTGTTAPAPAGRGRRIVLWRHGQTAWNVERRFQGSTDIELTDTGVAQARRAARLLAALRPDAIVASDLRRATATAAELAAVTGLEIASDAGLRETYAGAWQGLTHDEIIAAYGEQYAAWKRGEPVRRGGGELETEVADRAAPVVLGAAEKLPDGGTLVVVSHGGTIRTTIGRLLGLEPGTWEALGGLTNCCWSVLGEGARGWRLLEHNAGTLPEPVLGDDV